One stretch of Bombus pascuorum chromosome 14, iyBomPasc1.1, whole genome shotgun sequence DNA includes these proteins:
- the LOC132913998 gene encoding homeobox protein 10-like yields the protein MTNAMGGTNLHTPPSIFQHMMSQQNTSQQPETWMQMPQVPPMSIPWSVPSLQQPELVRFTGAPSFESVLHQKRKHETCDLLDMRQTKQFITEEKMAAHFKGLHISSNYQQSSVPSTSTADSQPVNPRELNMELELDATNADQIKTGPRLVLSEELKRIQQEPILPNSLLSKLERPSMALVLWEPPSKHLRIFPTRDTPTPIPNASDDNNNNNNNNNNNNNEAITDLNQTISSNSSIFEPMEL from the exons AATGCAATGGGAGGAACGAATCTCCATACACCTCCATCCATATTTCAACATATGATGAGTCAGCAAAATACTTCACAACAACCAGAGACATGGATGCAAATGCCACAGGTGCCTCCAATGTCTATACCATGGAGTGTACCATCTCTCCAACAACCAGAATTAGTCAGATTTACCGGGGCACCAAGTTTCGAATCAGTTCTTCATCAGAAGAGAAAACATGAGACCTGCGATCTGTTAGATAT GAGACAAACGAAACAGTTTAtaacagaagaaaaaatggCTGCACATTTTAAAGGTTTACATATTAGTTCCAATTATCAACAGTCTTCAGTGCCATCAACTTCAACAGCTGACTCACAACCAGTTAATCCTAGGGAGTTGAATATGGAACTAGAATTGGATGCAACTAATGCAGATCAAATCAAAACTGGACCCAGGCTAGTTCTTTCAGAGGAACTGAAGAGAATCCAACAAGAACCAATCCTTCCAAATTCCTTGTTATCCAAATT GGAAAGGCCCTCCATGGCTTTAGTCCTTTGGGAACCACCGAGCAAGCATCTTCGTATATTTCCAACTAGAGATACACCAACTCCGATTCCTAATGCGTCCGACgataacaataacaacaataataacaacaacaataataataacgaagcGATTACTGATCTGAATCAGACGATATCGAGCAATTCATCAATTTTTGAGCCAATGGAATTATGA